One window of the Nicotiana tabacum cultivar K326 chromosome 4, ASM71507v2, whole genome shotgun sequence genome contains the following:
- the LOC107823687 gene encoding histone deacetylase 5, whose protein sequence is MASNSRRVGLIYDDRMCKHFDPDDQYHPENPNRIRSIWKKLESSGINQRCIVMNGKEAEDKDIALVHTKAHIDLIRNISSKKIGLKRNKIAAKFNSIYFNEGSSEAAYLSAGSVIQVAEKVAEGELDSAFAVVRPPGHHAEENEPMGFCLYNNVAIATRYLLDERPDLGIKKILIVDWDVHHGNGTQKMFWDDPRILFFSVHRHDFGSFYPGGEDGSHVMTGEGPGAGYNINVPWENGRCGDADYLAVWDHVLIPVAKEFGPDIILISAGFDAAIGDPLGGCRVSPYGYSVMLHKLLEFAGGKIVMALEGGYNLESIANSVQACIEVLLQQKPIAGSSEAYPFESTWRVIQAVRDKLSAFWQPLAERLTEKTTSMTTPYIQVVSSDSEDEYDTTPHTVSQELEKDIENIIQPFSDLKVNDGQACTISHTWRAELSKIDIWYATFGSNMYQSRFLCYIAGGQVEGMQKPCIGSLDKRKPKEIIWKTFPHRLFFARERTATWGPGGVAFLHPESNSDEKAYMCLYRITLEQFNDVLLQENVSNFDMNSPLFDMTDLQSIENSKCVSAEAVKNGWYHNVLYLGKENGLPILTMTCRLSDIDNFKSGNVLTCKPSKEYANNLIRGLVEGKQLSEEEATTYIQEAASRAL, encoded by the exons ATGGCATCCAACTCTAGACGAGTTGGACTGATTTACGATGATCGAATGTGTAAGCATTTTGATCCAGACGATCAGTATCATCCCGAGAACCCGAACCgtattcgttccatttggaaaaaGTTAGAATCTTCTGGAATTAATCAGAG ATGTATTGTTATGAATGGGAAGGAGGCAGAAGATAAAGATATAGCTTTGGTTCATACAAAAGCTCATATTGACTTGATTAGGAATATAAGTTCAAAGAAAATTGGTTTAAAAAGAAATAAGATTGCTGCCAAGTTTAATTCCATATATTTCAACGAAGGCTCTTCAGAAGCTGCTTATCTTTCTGCTGGTTCTGTCATACAG GTTGCTGAGAAAGTTGCTGAAGGAGAACTAGACTCTGCCTTTGCCGTTGTTAGGCCTCCTGGACATCATGCTGAAGAAAATGAACCAATGGGATTTTGTTTGTACAACAATGTTGCTATAGCAACACGTTATCTCTTGGATGAAAGA CCTGATTTGGGGATTAAGAAAATTTTGATTGTTGATTGGGATGTCCATCATGGAAATGGCACTCAAAAGATGTTCTGGGATGACCCTCGAATCCTCTTTTTTTCTGTGCATAG gcacGATTTTGGAAGTTTTTATCCTGGTGGTGAAGATGGGTCACATGTCATGACTGGTGAAGGGCCAGGTGCAGGATATAATATAAATGTTCCTTGGGAGAATGGCCGCTGTGGTGATGCAGACTATCTTGCTGTGTGGGATCATGTCTTGATTCCTGTTGCCAAAGAATTTGGTCCTGACATCATCCTGATCTCTGCAGGATTTGATGCAG CTATTGGTGATCCTCTTGGTGGATGTCGTGTTAGTCCATATGGATATTCTGTGATGTTGCACAAG TTGTTGGAGTTTGCCGGAGGCAAGATTGTAATGGCACTTGAAGGTGGATATAATCTGGAGTCTATAGCAAATTCTGTCCAAGCTTGTATTGAAGTGTTACTACAGCAAAAACCGATTGCTGGATCTTCCGAGGCATATCCATTTGAATCCACATGGCGAGTGATACAGGCT GTACGTGACAAGTTGAGTGCATTTTGGCAACCACTTGCAGAGAGATTAACGGAGAAAACAACTAGTATGACAACTCCTTACATTCAG GTCGTTAGCTCTGATTCTGAAGATGAGTACGATACCACTCCTCATACGGTATCACAAGAACTCGAGAAGGATATTGAGAATATCATACAACCATTTTCAGACCTGAAAGTTAATGATG GTCAAGCATGCACAATTTCTCACACTTGGAGGGCAGAGCTTTCGAAGATTGATATATGGTATGCCACATTTGGGTCAAATATGTATCAATCAAGGTTCCTTTGCTATATTGCAGGAGGACAG GTGGAAGGCATGCAAAAGCCATGTATTGGTTCGTTGGATAAACGCAAGCCAAAGGAGATCATATGGAAAACTTTTCCCCATCGTCTGTTCTTTGCCCGCGAGCGTACAGCTACATGGGGTCCGGGTGGGGTTGCTTTTCTTCACCCTGAAAGCAACAGTGACGAAAAAGCTTATATGTGCCTATATAGGATAAC GCTTGAGCAATTTAATGATGTTTTACTTCAAGAGAATGTTTCGAACTTTGACATGAACTCCCCTTTGTTTGACATGACTGACTTACAATCTATTGAAAACAGCAAATGTGTTTCAGCAGAGGCTGTCAAG AATGGCTGGTACCATAATGTTCTTTACCTTGGGAAGGAGAATGGTCTTCCTATTTTGACAATGAC ATGCCGACTCTCAGATATTGATAACTTCAAATCAGGTAACGTACTTACGTGCAAACCATCTAAAGAATATGCCAATAATCTGATTAGAGGGTTGGTAGAAGGAAAGCAGCTCTCGGAAGAGGAAGCCACCACTTACATACAAGAAGCAGCTAGCAGAGCATTGTGA
- the LOC107823686 gene encoding DNAJ protein JJJ1 homolog, producing MASSEKRCLYEVLGVNRDCTPDEIRSAYRRLALQRHPDKLVKSGVPESEATAAFQELVNAYEVLSDARERAWYDSHRSQILFSSNSAPTNSSNSGSVPDLFSFFSNSVYSGYSDKGKGFYKVYGDLFEKIYQNDLNFARTLGIGFPKEAPLMGNLDSPYAQVTAFYNYWLGFVTVMDFCWVDQYDVMAGPNRKSRRVMEEENKKLRKKARREYNETVRGLAEFVKKRDKRVIDMQMKRNEEMERKREKERERKEELEREKVEKAKKYVEPDWAKAEELENEEIEEEWDEDGKKKADENELYCVVCSKKFKSEKQWKNHEQSKKHKEKVAALREAFDDEDCEYEGLVEDGVSEEQKVADGDRTSDLSADDGVDELAEQFEGSTRIQEDEREDDEVQSSNEDETTSQGLDDGLNYRSGSDSKVVADELGLDDDEASVLEAMVSGRKSRKNAGPAGSRQTSAKNVKGETSNEEMDFMEYNNLRSTRRNRGGRRQRNRRPQEEEDEEGEGGDVRSYATKVAVITELDSAYNESSAFQEPSSDSPAETANDHKGSDLSRNSEKVSSQGMDKKTTAKKEKNTKSKDATKGRKQKGTSKFSSNSCETCGEEFDTRNQLHKHLGATGHAKLKSR from the exons ATGGCGTCGTCGGAGAAAAGATGCCTCTACGAGGTCCTAGGCGTGAACCGTGACTGCACCCCCGACGAGATCCGGTCCGCCTACAGGCGGCTCGCTCTGCAACGCCACCCTGACAAGCTAGTCAAATCCGGCGTGCCGGAATCCGAAGCCACAGCTGCCTTTCAGGAGCTCGTCAACGCCTACGAAGTCCTGTCCGACGCGCGGGAGCGCGCTTGGTACGACTCGCACCGCTCTCAGATACTCTTCTCGTCCAATTCCGCTCCAACCAATTCGTCTAATTCTGGTTCTGTCCCCGACTTATTCTCCTTCTTTTCCAATTCAGTTTATTCTGGTTACTCCGATAAAGGCAAGGGCTTTtacaaagtctatggtgatcTCTTCGAGAAAATCTACCAAAACGATTTGAATTTCGCGAGGACGTTAGGTATAGGTTTTCCCAAAGAAGCTCCTCTCATGGGAAATTTGGACAGTCCTTATGCTCAG GTGACAGCATTCTATAACTATTGGTTAGGATTTGTTACTGTGATGGATTTTTGTTGGGTAGATCAGTATGACGTGATGGCGGGACCCAATAGAAAGTCAAGGAGGGTGATGGAGGAGGAGAACAAGAAGCTGAGGAAAAAGGCACGAAGGGAATACAATGAGACTGTTAGAGGATTGGCAGAGTTTGTGAAAAAGAGAGATAAGAGGGTGATTGACATGCAGATGAAGAGGAATGAGGAGATGGAGAGGAAGAGGGAAAAGGAACGGGAGAGAAAGGAGGAGTTAGAGAGAGAGAAGGTTGAGAAAGCAAAGAAATACGTGGAGCCTGATTGGGCAAAGGCGGAGGAgttggaaaatgaagaaatcgaGGAGGAATGGGATGAGGATGGAAAAAAGAAGGCAGATGAGAATGAATTGTACTGTGTGGTGTGTTCGAAGAAGTTTAAGAGCGAGAAACAGTGGAAAAATCACGAGCAGTCCAAGAAGCATAAGGAGAAGGTGGCAGCTTTGAGAGAAGCTTTTGATGATGAAGATTGTGAATACGAAGGGTTGGTGGAGGATGGGGTAAGTGAGGAGCAAAAGGTAGCTGATGGTGATAGAACATCTGATTTATCTGCGGATGATGGGGTGGATGAGTTAGCAGAGCAATTTGAAGGTAGTACGCGAATTCAAGAAGATGAACGTGAGGATGATGAGGTTCAAAGCAGCAATGAAGATGAGACCACATCACAGGGATTAGATGATGGGTTAAATTATCGAAGTGGCAGTGATTCAAAGGTAGTAGCCGATGAACTTGGATTAGATGATGATGAAGCAAGTGTACTTGAAGCTATGGTATCTGGCCGCAAAAGTAGGAAGAATGCAGGTCCAGCTGGCAGTCGTCAAACCTCAGCAAAGAATGTAAAGGGTGAAACCAGTAACGAGGAAATGGacttcatggaatataataatcTTAGAAGTACTAGGAGAAATAGGGGTGGCCGGAGACAAAGAAACAGGAGAccacaagaagaagaagacgaagaaggtGAAGGAGGAGATGTTAGATCTTATGCGACTAAAGTTGCTGTAATTACTGAGTTAGATAGTGCTTATAATGAGAGCTCAGCTTTCCAGGAGCCGTCATCAGATTCTCCAGCAGAAACTGCTAATGATCACAAAGGAAGTGACCTTTCGCGAAATAGCGAAAAAGTTTCAAGCCAAGGTATGGACAAGAAAACTACCGCAAAGAAGGAGAAGAATACCAAATCAAAAGATGCAACCAAAGGAAGGAAACAGAAG GGAACATCGAAATTTTCTAGCAACTCGTGCGAGACATGTGGGGAGGAATTTGATACAAG GAATCAATTACATAAGCATCTAGGAGCGACAGGGCATGCCAAACTAAAGTCTCGGTGA
- the LOC107823685 gene encoding ATP synthase subunit gamma, mitochondrial: protein MAMAALRREGRRFATPLISPNPTNALRSSLIPSQEPVSSGVRCISTQVVRNRMKSVKNIQKITKAMKMVAASKLRTIQTKTENSRGLWQPFTALLGDTPSIDVKKNVIVTISSDKGLCGGINSTSVKISRAIHKLNSGPEKENKYVVVGEKAKAQLLRDSKKDIELIMTELQKNPLNYTQVSVIADDILKNVEFDALRIIYNKFQSVVAFLPTMSTVLSPEVVEREAEAGGKLGELDSYEVEGAETKAEVLQNLAEFQFSCVMFNAVLENACSEQGARMSAMDSSSRNAGDVLDRLTLTYNRTRQASITTELIEIISGASALEG from the exons ATGGCGATGGCTGCATTGAGGCGTGAGGGAAGGCGTTTCGCCACACCTCTCATTTCTCCCAACCCGACCAATGCTCTTCGTTCTTCCCTCATTCCTTCCCA GGAACCAGTCTCGTCAGGAGTTCGATGTATTTCAACTCAAGTTG TCAGAAACCGGATGAAGAGTGTTAAAAATATACAGAAGATTACAAAGGCTATGAAGATGGTTGCTGCTTCAAAGCTGAGAACTATtcaaactaaaactgaaaattcACGTGGCCTATGGCAGCCATTTACTGCTCTTCTTGGTGACACTCCTA GTATTGATGTCAAGAAGAATGTTATAGTTACCATTTCCTCAGACAAAGGTCTTTGTGGTGGAATCAATTCTACATCTGTCAAGATAAGCAGAGCTATTCATAAGTTGAATTCTG GCCCTGAAAAGGAAAATAAGTATGTTGTCGTGGGGGAAAAGGCTAAGGCTCAGCTGTTGCGAGATTCGAAGAAGGACATCGAGCTGATCATGACTGAGTTGCAGAAAAATCCCCTTAACTACACACAG GTTTCTGTGATTGCAGATGACATCTTGAAGAATGTAGAATTTGATGCACTGAGGATTATTTATAATAAGTTCCAGTCAGTTGTCGCATTTTTGCCAACAATGTCCACTGTACTATCTCCAGAG GTTGTGGAGAGGGAGGCCGAAGCTGGTGGAAAGCTTGGAGAGTTGGATTCATATGAAGTTGAAGGTGCTGAGACAAAGGCTGAAGTTCTTCAGAACCTAGCTGAATTTCAGTTTTCATGC GTTATGTTCAATGCAGTTCTAGAGAACGCTTGTAGTGAGCAAGGAGCAAGAATGTCTGCCATGGATAGCTCCAGCAGAAATGCTGGTGACGTGCTTGATCGTCTCACTCTTACTTACAACAG AACCCGTCAAGCATCTATCACCACAGAACTGATAGAGATCATATCAGGAGCATCAGCATTGGAGGGTTAG